Proteins encoded within one genomic window of Gambusia affinis linkage group LG23, SWU_Gaff_1.0, whole genome shotgun sequence:
- the LOC122826707 gene encoding THAP domain-containing protein 5-like has translation MPRYCAEKLCRNRGGTSSKQDKKISFYPFPLQDKTRLQKWVNNMRRGEWTPSRHQYLCSEHFTEDCFDIRWGIRYLKNTAFPTLFPSVENECEDKVTLQRSPKAKSPSQAEDFERDTTRMPLILRKMHPPVKEESAMLLKVPLFQESEITSQSSLPETHTTVCEVTGDSGVSAMPCLTPAMCSEEQTDSIVTVLCCETLGPHSSNAHCASFAADQSQTFRFVPVGSMRDKSLGSFAEETEPSDREHVLVHEHSYCRPDTDKDELWSKIVNLHAKILELDRREESTVAKIHTLENEISLLKRDGAVFKEKQKILEDYISSILL, from the exons TTTTCCCTTGCAGGACAAGACCAGGCTCCAAAAATGGGTAAACAACATGAGGCGGGGGGAGTGGACCCCAAGTCGGCATCAGTATCTCTGCAGCGAGCACTTCACAGAGGACTGCTTTGATATTCGCTGGGGTATCCGATATCTGAAGAATACAGCTTTTCCCACCCTTTTTCCCTCAGTTGAGAAT GAATGTGAAGACAAGGTTACCCTTCAGAGAAGTCCTAAAGCCAAATCCCCGTCACAAGCTGAGGACTTTGAGCGTGATACCACTAGGATGCCTctcattttgagaaaaatgcaCCCACCTGTTAAAGAAGAGTCTGCGATGCTGCTCAAAGTCCCTCTCTTCCAAGAATCAGAGATCACTTCTCAGTCAAGTCTACCTGAGACACACACTACTGTCTGCGAGGTAACAGGTGACAGTGGAGTTTCAGCAATGCCCTGCCTCACTCCGGCGATGTGCTCCGAAGAGCAAACTGACTCGATTGTGACCGTGTTGTGCTGCGAGACACTAGGCCCTCACTCCAGCAATGCACATTGTGCTTCTTTTGCAGCAGACCAGAGCCAGACATTTCGTTTTGTGCCTGTGGGATCGATGAGAGACAAATCTCTGGGGAGTTTTGCAGAGGAGACTGAGCCCAGCGACAGAGAGCATGTTTTGGTTCACGAACACTCGTACTGCAGACCAGACACCGACAAAGACGAGTTGTGGAGTAAGATCGTGAATCTGCACGCAAAGATCTTGGAACTGGACCGTAGAGAGGAGAGCACTGTGGCTAAAATCCACACTTTAGAGAATGAGATTTCACTCCTGAAGAGGGATGGggcagtttttaaagagaagcagaaaatttTAGAAGATTATATATCATCTATTTTACTCTGA
- the avpr2l gene encoding arginine vasopressin receptor 2, like, with protein sequence MDPSSSSSPTMAADEDEAVRFALLRAGVLGLIFVFATCGNLFFLVTLWKRRKRNSRTQLFLLHLCLADLVVAFFQVLPQLSMEITHRFRGTDFLCRLVKYLQVVGMFASAYMIVAMAIDRYHAVCKPMVSFLEGSFRRYISIGAAWLISLVFSAPQLFIFSLQEVEVNLYDCWATFVEPWGSRIYISWITLAVFALPAVILLFCQMRICTTIYFNMKRKALQSGRAGTKGVSNAMLKTVKMTFVIIMAYSVCWSPFFVVQLWSAWSPISAPTQGPIFSIIMLLASLNSCTNPWIYLYYS encoded by the exons ATGgatcccagcagcagcagtagtcCTACGATGGCAGCAGATGAAGACGAAGCCGTCCGTTTTGCGCTCCTCAGAGCCGGAGTTCTGGGgttaatttttgtgtttgccACATGTGGCAACCTTTTCTTCTTGGTCACCCtgtggaagaggaggaagaggaactCGCGGACGCAGCTTTTCCTCTTGCACCTGTGTCTAGCGGATCTGGTGGTGGCTTTTTTCCAAGTCTTGCCGCAGCTTTCCATGGAAATTACGCACAGGTTCCGCGGGACGGACTTCCTCTGCCGCCTCGTGAAGTACTTGCAGGTGGTCGGGATGTTCGCCTCCGCCTACATGATTGTGGCCATGGCTATTGACCGCTACCACGCCGTCTGCAAGCCCATGGTCTCCTTCCTGGAGGGCTCCTTCAGGAGGTACATCTCCATAGGCGCAGCGTGGCTCATCTCCCTCGTCTTCAGCGCCCCGCAGCTCTTCATCTTCTCCCTCCAGGAGGTGGAGGTGAACCTGTATGACTGCTGGGCGACGTTCGTCGAGCCCTGGGGGAGCAGGATCTACATCAGCTGGATCACTCTGGCAGTGTTCGCGCTGCCCGCGGTCATCTTGTTGTTTTGCCAGATGAGGATCTGCACAACAATCTACTTCAACATGAAGAGGAAGGCTCTGCAGTCGGGGCGCGCAGGCACGAAGGGGGTCTCCAACGCAATGCTCAAGACGgtgaaaatgacttttgtgATTATAATGGCGTACTCGGTGTGCTGGAGCCCCTTTTTTGTCGTGCAGCTGTGGTCGGCGTGGAGCCCAATCAGCGCGCCTACGCAAG GTCCCATATTTTCTATTATCATGCTGCTCGCCAGTCTCAACAGCTGCACAAACCCTTGGATATATCTCTACTACAGCTGA
- the akap14 gene encoding A-kinase anchor protein 14 — protein sequence MERDLPGTNEPAELTLLIKSLRFERQLKEELETPPASMMDRTVWGLCRDFTIRGGHFKIEAYIKTWDIQPVWVYNVDYFGLERDKDCKIHLYRALFMAPTAGKPIGDRVSIYFAMEISKTELEAPVEVRFILESRRLIHTPGRSKFSEKWLTDITETKDLFQRMMES from the coding sequence ATGGAGCGAGATCTCCCTGGAACTAACGAGCCAGCTGAGCTCACCTTACTTATAAAATCATTGCGGTTTGAGAGACAGTTAAAGGAGGAACTTGAAACCCCGCCGGCCAGTATGATGGACAGAACTGTGTGGGGTTTATGCAGAGACTTCACCATCAGAGGGGGGCACTTTAAGATTGAGGCATATATTAAAACCTGGGATATCCAACCCGTTTGGGTCTACAACGTGGACTATTTCGGCTTGGAACGGGACAAGGACTGTAAGATCCACCTCTACAGGGCCCTTTTCATGGCCCCTACGGCCGGAAAACCAATAGGGGACAGAGTCAGCATCTACTTCGCGATGGAAATATCAAAAACCGAGCTCGAAGCTCCGGTGGAAGTTCGCTTCATTCTCGAGTCCAGGCGGCTCATACACACTCCGGGGAGGAGCAAGTTCAGTGAGAAGTGGTTGACCGACATTACCGAAACCAAGGATTTATTCCAGAGAATGATGGAGTCATAA
- the pnpla8 gene encoding LOW QUALITY PROTEIN: calcium-independent phospholipase A2-gamma (The sequence of the model RefSeq protein was modified relative to this genomic sequence to represent the inferred CDS: deleted 2 bases in 1 codon; substituted 3 bases at 3 genomic stop codons), whose amino-acid sequence MSRLRSTIDSVTKAVGGTDLISRFSRFKPGGAAANGALPEKTPLKAERVSANDTSSGGMKEKAGGTNGAVEEADEQREQVAEKPFVAQKISVKVFMSTWLTDTFXVAALSSTSTVAKQTRQLFHPAALSTNMDETYKTLSNHINSYFGPNTQGEDGENRKHLSEPVPHVTTLRTTEPIPVLSPVSETKSVEAPATSLPSEKPSRAEETTAAATHAGESTAVSSXXIPKKGFVPTTCRSRPSLSFNILPLGDPSVSRLTENCKHRDQYERTEDKAVEKTEGEEEKAEKAKRQQLLSQREKIIARVSVDNRTRALVKGLQRVSDVELLSTRVEELSFHLLEFPETRGVAVKENLLPCLLRLRQARDLSLQAAVREALALVGYTDPVKGRGIRVLTIDGGGTRGLLALQTLHKLQDLTGKRIHQLFDYICGVSTGAILAFMLGIFQIPLEECEDMYRKLGSDIFKQNVIVGTVKMGWSHAFYDSEMWETILKERMGEGRMIESARDPHCPKVAAVSTIVNRGLPLKAYVFRNYRLMPGVRSHYLGDCKHKMWQAIRASSAAPGYFQEFVLGKDLHQDGGLLINNPTALAIHECKCLWPNAPLECVLSLGTGRYETVGTNSTNYTSLKTKLTHVISSATDTEEVHTMLDALLPPDTYFRFNPHMSEDVPLNESRQDKLNLLKGEGDRYLERNEAKLRKAASVLGQEKGAIQKLAEWAKLKANMYEGIPFVSKL is encoded by the exons ATGTCACGGCTCAGGTCCACAATCGACAGCGTCACCAAGGCAGTGGGAGGCACGGACCTCATCTCCAGATTCTCCCGCTTCAAACCTGGTGGTGCCGCAGCCAACGGTGCCCTCCCTGAGAAAACGCCACTCAAAGCTGAGCGCGTCAGTGCTAATGACACCTCTTCTGGAGGAATGAAGGAGAAGGCAGGTGGGACAAATGGAGCAGTGGAGGAGGCAGATGAGCAGAGGGAGCAAGTTGCAGAGAAGCCTTTCGTTGCCCAAAAAATTTCTGTTAAAGTCTTTATGTCTACTTGGCTTACAGATACC TTTTAAGTAGCCGCTCTGAGCTCCACCTCAACTGTGGCAAAGCAAACCAGGCAGCTGTTTCACCCAGCAGCTCTGTCCACAAATATGGACGAGACGTACAAGACTCTATCCAACCACATCAACAGTTACTTTGGTccaaacacacagggagaagATGGAGAGAACAGAAAGCATCTTTCGGAGCCCGTTCCGCATGTCACCACCCTGAGAACAACGGAACCCATTCCTGTTTTGTCTCCAGTCTCTGAGACCAAGAGTGTCGAAGCGCCCGCTACCTCTCTACCCTCAGAAAAACCCAGTCGGGCTGAAGAGACCACCGCCGCTGCTACCCACGCTGGTGAGAGCACAGCTGTGTCCTCATAATAAATCCCCAAAAAAGGCTTTGTCCCCACTACCTGTCGTAGTCGGCCCAGTCTctcct ttaatatattacctctgggCGATCCGAGCGTTTCACGCttgacagaaaactgcaaacatcgagaccaatatgaacgcACAGAGGACAAAGCAGTGGAGAAGACCGAGGGTGAAgaggaaaaagctgaaaaggCAAAGCGGCAGCAGCTGCTAAGTCAAAGGGAAAAG ATAATAGCCAGAGTGAGCGTGGACAACAGGACCAGAGCCCTGGTCAAGGGTCTGCAGAGGGTCTCCGACGTGGAGCTCCTCTCCACTCGAGTGGAGGAGCTCAGCTTTCACCTCCTGGAGTTTCCCGAGACTCGGGGCGTGGCAGTCAAG GAGAACCTGTTGCCGTGCTTGCTGCGACTGCGCCAGGCCAGGGACCTTTCCCTTCAGGCGGCTGTTAGGGAAGCTCTGGCGCTGGTTGGCTACACAGACCCGGTCAAAGGCAGAGGAATTAGGGTGCTGACCATAGATGGAGGAGGCACAAG AGGACTGCTGGCCCTCCAGACTCTTCATAAGCTGCAAGACCTGACTGGAAAACGCATCCATCAGCTGTTCGACTACATCTGCGGAGTCAGCACTG GTGCCATTTTGGCTTTCATGCTGGGGATTTTCCAGATCCCCTTAGAAGAGTGCGAGGATATGTACAGAAAGCTGGGCTCAGACATCTTCAAACAGAACGTCATCGTTGGAACAGTGAAGATGGGCTGGAGCCACGCGTTCTATGACAGCGAGATGTGGGAAACCATCCTCAA GGAACGTATGGGTGAGGGCCGCATGATTGAGAGTGCAAGGGACCCACACTGCCCCAAa gtggcagcgGTGAGCACCATTGTCAACAGAGGTTTGCCTCTGAAGGCCTACGTATTCAGGAACTACAGGCTCATGCCCGGAGTGAGGTCCCACTACCTTGGAGACTGCAAACACAAGATGTGGCAAGCCATCCGGGCCTCGTCTGCCGCCCCCGGATACTTCCAGGAATTTGTTCTGGGAAAAGACCTCCATCAG GACGGAGGACTCCTCATCAACAACCCCACGGCTCTGGCCATTCACGAGTGTAAGTGCCTGTGGCCGAACGCACCCCTGGAGTGCGTGTTGTCTCTGGGGACGGGACGGTACGAGACCGTGGGCACGAACAGCACCAACTACACGAGCTTGAAGACCAAGCTGACTCACGTCATCAGCAGTGCCACAGATACGGAAG AGGTGCACACCATGCTGGACGCCCTGCTGCCACCGGACACCTACTTCCGCTTCAACCCCCACATGAGCGAGGACGTGCCGCTGAACGAGAGCCGCCAGGACAAGCTGAACCTCCTCAAAGGCGAAGGGGATCGCTACCTCGAGCGCAACGAGGCCAAGCTGAGGAAGGCGGCCAGCGTGTTGGGCCAGGAGAAGGGCGCCATCCAGAAGCTGGCCGAGTGGGCCAAGCTGAAGGCCAACATGTACGAGGGAATCCCCTTTGTGTCCAAACTGTAA